Proteins found in one Salvia splendens isolate huo1 chromosome 10, SspV2, whole genome shotgun sequence genomic segment:
- the LOC121752081 gene encoding dicer-like protein 4 isoform X2, with translation MDAGDSFSAEVNGISERLMSLPIDGDEEQQIPVKSEKDPRKIARKYQLDLCKKALEENVVIYLETGCGKTHIAVLLIYEMGHLIKKPQKNICIFLAPTVALVQQQAKVIANSIDFKVGIYCGSSAQVKSPHYWKKEVEENEVLVMTPQILLHNLSHCFIKIEVIALLIFDECHYAQLDSNHPYSEIMKIFYKTDVVKLPRICGMTASPKSGKGGSIDGLEALLRAKVYTVEDKDELEKFVTSPKVNVYYYSSEDGMSLPHIIYARKLEEIKNQSMSALRINSLDQSTLMSTKKQLQKLHCNLIFCLENLGLWGALQASHIFLKGDHFENTEVVEEESSSESNLCNKYLHQVVSVLASDCTGDGKEADLSTVEVLKEPYFSKKLLRLIGILSSFRLQPNMKCIIFVNRIVTARSLSHILRNLKFLSAWKCGFLVGVHVGLVSRKNTNIILDKFRSGELNLLVATKVGEEGLDIQTCCLVIRFDLPETVASFIQSRGRARMPQSEYAFLVDRGNLKELGLIEHFKKDEALMNEEISLRKSSNLITSFEERTYKVDTTGATISSIMSISLLHHYCSKLPHDEYFQPKPQFFYFDDIDGMVCTIILPANAPIHQIVSSPQSSTDAAKKDACLRACKALHEIGALTDYLLPEQDDKHEELTEDLSDSGGSSEEDSRAELHEMLVPAALRKPWTEPQSSTCFSCYYIDICPTPADRDYRRFGLFMKDPLPEGAGQMKVELCLARGRMVRSQLIPYGVTRFHKDEIAAAEMVQKMFLQIILDRHKFVSEYVSLKNDDVYNSSSATFYLLLPLEPIKHGSISVDWALIKRCLSSPIFKLSRLDVGDQTSQSSKYLHLSNGHFSSDDVVNSLVYVPCNRKFFFISAVYWEKNGYSLHGASKDHVQHYKEKFDIHLAYPDQPVLKAKQLFLLENLLRKKKLTEWREKEEHSFELPPEICQLKVIGFSKDIGSSLSLLPSIMHRLESLLVAIELKEKLAESFPEGAEVTTARVLEALTTEKCSESFSLERLEVLGDAFLKFAVGRCLFLKHDALDEGQLTRRRSNIVNNSNLLKLATAKKLQVYIRDQSFEPDKFYAFGRPCPLNCTKETQEHIHSDYSKNNDKNSGVRCNKCHHWLYNKTIADALEALTGAFIVDSGFKSATAFLKWVGVEVDFTLPKIDNICSASESFLPLSSEIDVKALENLVGYKFSHKGLLIQAFVHPSFNNLLGGCYQRLEFLGDAVLDYLITSYLYSVYPSLKPGHLTDLRSACVNNTSFADVAGKWSFHKYMICDSSVLREAIDKYVNTGKSGTEKEHIEEKACPKALGDLVESFTGALFLDTGFNLELVWKTMLFLLDPIVSISKLECNPLREIYELSQSYNWDLQFSSSKKDNKFRVEAKVDDKNVSASALAINISGKAAKRVAARQLFESLKAQGYKTKSPSLKEVLTKSEVRAAKLIGYDETPSTGTAKSGGVEDFGSDDVAQDYEVRNISTLKPKPISRPIELLSHCKSPEVCVTQPPSSSFRSDLPAAKLSNGSNSNGKGAPTNVCAKSRLYELCTANCWRPPVFECCQDIGPSPLKEFCFKVMLEIEELPNESFEFYGELQARKKDAAETAADAALWYLENEGYTWGRNRDK, from the exons caagcaAAGGTCATTGCAAATTCTATTGACTTCAAAGTTGGGATCTATTGTGGAAGCTCAGCTCAGGTAAAGAGTCCCCATTACTGGAAGAAGGAAGTTGAGGAGAATGAG GTCCTAGTTATGACCCCACAGATACTTCTGCACAATTTGTCTCACTGCTTTATCAAGATTGAGGTGATTGCTCTTCTAATATTTGATGAGTGCCATTATGCGCAACTTGATAGCAATCAtccttattctgaaattatGAAG ATCTTCTACAAAACAGATGTCGTGAAACTTCCTCGTATTTGTGGCATGACTGCATCTCCAAAATCAGGAAAAG GTGGCTCAATAGATGGTCTTGAGGCATTGCTGCGAGCAAAG GTTTATACTGTTGAAGACAAGGATGAGCTGGAAAAATTTGTCACATCCCCCAAAGTGAATGTGTATTATTATAGTTCGGAGGATGGCATGTCTTTGCCTCACATTATTTACGCTAGGAAACTTGAGGAGATAAAGAATCAG TCTATGTCAGCACTTCGAATAAATTCACTTGATCAGAGTACTCTGATGAGCACCAAAAAGCAGCTTCAAAAGCTGCATTGCAATTTGATCTTTTGTCTAGAAAACCTTGGACTTTGGGGAGCATTACAG GCCAGCCATATTTTCCTGAAGGGTGATCATTTTGAGAACACCGAGGTTGTGGAAGAAGAGAGTTCAAGTGAAAGTAACTTGTGCAATAAATATTTGCATCAGGTTGTATCAGTTCTTGCTTCTGATTGCACTGGAG ATGGTAAGGAAGCTGATCTGTCCACTGTTGAAGTTTTGAAAGAGCCTTACTTCTCAAAAAAGCTCTTACGGCTTATTGGAATATTATCCAGCTTTAG GTTGCAGCCCAATATGAAATGCATTATATTTGTTAATAGAATTGTTACTGCAAGATCCCTCTCACATATTCTTCGAAACTTGAAGTTCTTATCAGCTTGGAAGTGTGGTTTCCTTGTGGGAGTGCACGTTGGACTTGTATCACGTAAAAACACAAATATCATTCTTGATAAGTTCCGATCTGGAGAG CTAAATCTATTAGTTGCAACAAAAGTGGGCGAAGAGGGACTTGATATACAGACATGTTGCCTTGTAATACGTTTTGATCTTCCAGAAACAGTTGCAAGTTTTATCCAGTCTAGAGGTCGTGCACGTATGCCCCAGTCTGAATATGCATTTTTGGTGGACAG GGGCAACCTGAAGGAACTCGGGTTGATCGAACACTTTAAAAAGGATGAAGCACTGATGAATGAAGAAATTTCATTGAGAAAATCTAGTAATCTGATAACTAGTTTTGAAGAGAGAACCTATAAAGTGGATACTACTGGGGCAACGATTAGTTCTATAATGAGCATCTCATTGCTGCACCACTATTGTTCAAAACTGCCTCATGATGA GTACTTTCAACCAAAACCCCAGTTTTTCTACTTTGATGATATAGATGGAATGGTTTGCACCATAATTCTCCCAGCCAATGCTCCAATTCATCAAATTGTAAGTTCACCTCAATCTTCCACGGATGCAGCTAAGAAAGATGCCTGTTTGAGAGCATGCAAGGCTCTACATGAAATTGGAGCACTGACTGATTACCTCTTGCCTGAGCAAGATGATAAACATGAGGAATTGACTGAAGACTTATCTGATTCTGGTGGCAGCAGTG AAGAGGATTCACGAGCCGAATTACATGAGATGCTTGTTCCAGCTGCCCTTAGGAAACCATGGACAGAACCTCAGAGCTCAACTTGCTTTAGTTGTTACTACATTGATATTTGTCCTACCCCAGCAGATAGAGATTACAGAAGGTTTGGTCTTTTCATGAAGGATCCCCTCCCAGAAGGGGCTGGACAAATGAAGGTTGAACTTTGTTTGGCTCGTGGTAGAATGGTGAGGTCACAGCTTATTCCATACGGAGTTACTAGATTTCATAAAGATGAG ATTGCCGCAGCTGAAATGGTGCAGAAAATGTTTCTCCAAATTATTCTTGACAGGCATAAATTTGTGTCTGAATATGTGTCActaaaaaatgatgatgtcTATAACTCAAGCTCGGCAACATTCTACCTATTGCTTCCTCTTGAACCGATAAAACATGGCAGCATCTCTGTGGACTGGGCACTAATTAAGAGATGTTTGTCATCTCCAATTTTCAAACTTTCACGTCTTGATGTGGGTGATCAAACTTCTCAAAGTAGCAAGTACTTGCATCTTTCCAATGGTCACTTTAGCTCAGACGATGTTGTGAATAGTTTGGTGTATGTCCCATGCAATCGtaaatttttctttatttctgcTGTTTACTGGGAGAAGAATGGATATAGCTTACATGGTGCATCAAAGGACCATGTGCAGCACTATAAGGAGAA GTTTGATATTCATCTTGCATACCCCGATCAACCTGTTTTGAAAGCCAAACAACTTTTTCTCTTGGAGAATTTATTGAGAAAGAAAAAACTTACAG AATGGCGAGAAAAGGAGGAACACTCTTTTGAATTGCCTCCTGAGATTTGTCAGTTGAAAGTTATTGGTTTCTCTAAAGATATTGGGAGTTCATTGTCTCTGTTACCATCAATCATGCACCGGCTTGAAAGCTTACTTGTGGCCATTGAGTTGAAGGAAAAATTAGCTGAATCTTTCCCAGAGGGAGCTGAAGTTACCACTGCTCGT GTTCTTGAAGCACTCACAACAGAGAAATGCTCTGAAAGCTTTTCTCTTGAAAGACTTGAAGTGCTTGGAGATGCATTTCTTAAGTTTGCGGTTGGCAGATGTctattccttaagcatgatgcTTTAGATGAAGGGCAACTAACTAGAAGACGTTCCAACATCGTGAACAATTCTAATCTACTCAAGCTTGCAACGGCGAAGAAGTTACAG GTCTACATTCGAGATCAATCATTTGAGCCCGACAAATTCTATGCATTTGGTCGTCCGTGCCCTTTAAATTGCACAAAGGAAACTCAGGAGCACATTCACTCAGATTATAGCAAGAACAATGACAAAAATTCTGGAGTTAGATGCAACAAATGTCATCACTGGTTATACAACAAGACAATTGCTGATGCTCTTGAGGCACTTACAGGAGCTTTTATAGTAGATAGTGGGTTTAAATCAGCAACTGCATTTCTTAAGTGGGTTGGTGTAGAAGTAGATTTTACTCTCCCAAAAATTGATAATATCTGCTCTGCCAGTGAGTCATTTCTTCCTCTTTCGAGTGAGATTGATGTTAAAGCCCTTGAAAATCTGGTAGGTTACAAATTTTCCCATAAGGGTTTGCTCATTCAGGCATTTGTTCATCCATCTTTCAACAATCTTTTGGGAGGTTGCTACCAG AGACTTGAGTTCCTTGGAGATGCCGTCTTGGATTATTTGATCACTTCCTATCTGTATTCTGTCTATCCAAGCTTAAAACCTGGCCATTTAACAGATTTGAGATCAGCATGCGTGAACAACACTTCATTTGCTGATGTAGCTGGAAAATGGTCCTTTCACAAATATATGATTTGTGATTCTAGTGTTCTCCGAGAAGCAATAGACAAATACGTTAACACTGGTAAATCAGGAACGGAGAAAGAGCATATAGAAGAGAAAGCATGTCCAAAG GCCCTTGGCGACTTAGTGGAGTCTTTTACAGGTGCCCTATTTCTTGACACAGGGTTCAATTTGGAACTCGTCTGGAAGACGATGCTCTTCTTGCTGGACCCTATTGTTAGTATTTCGAAGCTGGAATGCAATCCTCTGAGAGAAATTTATGAACTTTCCCAATCCTATAACTGGGACCTGCAGttttcttcatcaaagaaaGACAACAAATTTAGAGTTGAAGCTAAAGTGGATGATAAAAATGTTTCTGCCTCAGCTTTGGCTATCAACATCAGTGGAAAAGCTGCCAAAAGAGTGGCTGCAAGACAGTTATTTGAATCTTTGAAG GCTCAAGGTTACAAGACAAAGTCACCATCACTGAAGGAAGTTCTTACGAAGAGTGAGGTGAGGGCAGCCAAATTGATTGGATATGATGAGACACCCTCTACTGGAACTGCTAAATCTGGTGGCGTAGAAGATTTTGGTAGTGATGATGTTGCACAAGATTATGAAGTTAGGAATATATCAACTCTGAAGCCCAAGCCCATTTCCAGACCTATAGAGCTTCTTTCGCATTGCAAGTCTCCAGAAGTCTGTGTTACACAACCCCCAAGCAGTAGTTTCCGAAGTGATCTCCCTGCTGCCAAACTAAGTAATGGCTCAAACTCGAATGGAAAAG GTGCTCCCACCAATGTATGTGCAAAATCACGTCTATATGAATTATGTACTGCTAACTGCTGGAGACCACCTGTCTTTGAGTGCTGCCAAGACATCGGACCAAGTCCCTTGAAGGA ATTCTGTTTCAAGGTCATGTTGGAAATCGAAGAGTTGCCAAATGAGTCATTCGAGTTCTATGGGGAACTCCAGGCCAGGAAGAAGGATGCGGCCGAGACAGCAGCAGATGCTGCACTGTGGTACTTGGAAAATGAAGGGTATACATGGGGTAGAAATCGTGACAAGTGA
- the LOC121752081 gene encoding dicer-like protein 4 isoform X1 translates to MDAGDSFSAEVNGISERLMSLPIDGDEEQQIPVKSEKDPRKIARKYQLDLCKKALEENVVIYLETGCGKTHIAVLLIYEMGHLIKKPQKNICIFLAPTVALVQQQAKVIANSIDFKVGIYCGSSAQVKSPHYWKKEVEENEVLVMTPQILLHNLSHCFIKIEVIALLIFDECHYAQLDSNHPYSEIMKIFYKTDVVKLPRICGMTASPKSGKGGSIDGLEALLRAKVYTVEDKDELEKFVTSPKVNVYYYSSEDGMSLPHIIYARKLEEIKNQSMSALRINSLDQSTLMSTKKQLQKLHCNLIFCLENLGLWGALQASHIFLKGDHFENTEVVEEESSSESNLCNKYLHQVVSVLASDCTGDGKEADLSTVEVLKEPYFSKKLLRLIGILSSFRLQPNMKCIIFVNRIVTARSLSHILRNLKFLSAWKCGFLVGVHVGLVSRKNTNIILDKFRSGELNLLVATKVGEEGLDIQTCCLVIRFDLPETVASFIQSRGRARMPQSEYAFLVDRGNLKELGLIEHFKKDEALMNEEISLRKSSNLITSFEERTYKVDTTGATISSIMSISLLHHYCSKLPHDEYFQPKPQFFYFDDIDGMVCTIILPANAPIHQIVSSPQSSTDAAKKDACLRACKALHEIGALTDYLLPEQDDKHEELTEDLSDSGGSSEEDSRAELHEMLVPAALRKPWTEPQSSTCFSCYYIDICPTPADRDYRRFGLFMKDPLPEGAGQMKVELCLARGRMVRSQLIPYGVTRFHKDEIAAAEMVQKMFLQIILDRHKFVSEYVSLKNDDVYNSSSATFYLLLPLEPIKHGSISVDWALIKRCLSSPIFKLSRLDVGDQTSQSSKYLHLSNGHFSSDDVVNSLVYVPCNRKFFFISAVYWEKNGYSLHGASKDHVQHYKEKFDIHLAYPDQPVLKAKQLFLLENLLRKKKLTEEWREKEEHSFELPPEICQLKVIGFSKDIGSSLSLLPSIMHRLESLLVAIELKEKLAESFPEGAEVTTARVLEALTTEKCSESFSLERLEVLGDAFLKFAVGRCLFLKHDALDEGQLTRRRSNIVNNSNLLKLATAKKLQVYIRDQSFEPDKFYAFGRPCPLNCTKETQEHIHSDYSKNNDKNSGVRCNKCHHWLYNKTIADALEALTGAFIVDSGFKSATAFLKWVGVEVDFTLPKIDNICSASESFLPLSSEIDVKALENLVGYKFSHKGLLIQAFVHPSFNNLLGGCYQRLEFLGDAVLDYLITSYLYSVYPSLKPGHLTDLRSACVNNTSFADVAGKWSFHKYMICDSSVLREAIDKYVNTGKSGTEKEHIEEKACPKALGDLVESFTGALFLDTGFNLELVWKTMLFLLDPIVSISKLECNPLREIYELSQSYNWDLQFSSSKKDNKFRVEAKVDDKNVSASALAINISGKAAKRVAARQLFESLKAQGYKTKSPSLKEVLTKSEVRAAKLIGYDETPSTGTAKSGGVEDFGSDDVAQDYEVRNISTLKPKPISRPIELLSHCKSPEVCVTQPPSSSFRSDLPAAKLSNGSNSNGKGAPTNVCAKSRLYELCTANCWRPPVFECCQDIGPSPLKEFCFKVMLEIEELPNESFEFYGELQARKKDAAETAADAALWYLENEGYTWGRNRDK, encoded by the exons caagcaAAGGTCATTGCAAATTCTATTGACTTCAAAGTTGGGATCTATTGTGGAAGCTCAGCTCAGGTAAAGAGTCCCCATTACTGGAAGAAGGAAGTTGAGGAGAATGAG GTCCTAGTTATGACCCCACAGATACTTCTGCACAATTTGTCTCACTGCTTTATCAAGATTGAGGTGATTGCTCTTCTAATATTTGATGAGTGCCATTATGCGCAACTTGATAGCAATCAtccttattctgaaattatGAAG ATCTTCTACAAAACAGATGTCGTGAAACTTCCTCGTATTTGTGGCATGACTGCATCTCCAAAATCAGGAAAAG GTGGCTCAATAGATGGTCTTGAGGCATTGCTGCGAGCAAAG GTTTATACTGTTGAAGACAAGGATGAGCTGGAAAAATTTGTCACATCCCCCAAAGTGAATGTGTATTATTATAGTTCGGAGGATGGCATGTCTTTGCCTCACATTATTTACGCTAGGAAACTTGAGGAGATAAAGAATCAG TCTATGTCAGCACTTCGAATAAATTCACTTGATCAGAGTACTCTGATGAGCACCAAAAAGCAGCTTCAAAAGCTGCATTGCAATTTGATCTTTTGTCTAGAAAACCTTGGACTTTGGGGAGCATTACAG GCCAGCCATATTTTCCTGAAGGGTGATCATTTTGAGAACACCGAGGTTGTGGAAGAAGAGAGTTCAAGTGAAAGTAACTTGTGCAATAAATATTTGCATCAGGTTGTATCAGTTCTTGCTTCTGATTGCACTGGAG ATGGTAAGGAAGCTGATCTGTCCACTGTTGAAGTTTTGAAAGAGCCTTACTTCTCAAAAAAGCTCTTACGGCTTATTGGAATATTATCCAGCTTTAG GTTGCAGCCCAATATGAAATGCATTATATTTGTTAATAGAATTGTTACTGCAAGATCCCTCTCACATATTCTTCGAAACTTGAAGTTCTTATCAGCTTGGAAGTGTGGTTTCCTTGTGGGAGTGCACGTTGGACTTGTATCACGTAAAAACACAAATATCATTCTTGATAAGTTCCGATCTGGAGAG CTAAATCTATTAGTTGCAACAAAAGTGGGCGAAGAGGGACTTGATATACAGACATGTTGCCTTGTAATACGTTTTGATCTTCCAGAAACAGTTGCAAGTTTTATCCAGTCTAGAGGTCGTGCACGTATGCCCCAGTCTGAATATGCATTTTTGGTGGACAG GGGCAACCTGAAGGAACTCGGGTTGATCGAACACTTTAAAAAGGATGAAGCACTGATGAATGAAGAAATTTCATTGAGAAAATCTAGTAATCTGATAACTAGTTTTGAAGAGAGAACCTATAAAGTGGATACTACTGGGGCAACGATTAGTTCTATAATGAGCATCTCATTGCTGCACCACTATTGTTCAAAACTGCCTCATGATGA GTACTTTCAACCAAAACCCCAGTTTTTCTACTTTGATGATATAGATGGAATGGTTTGCACCATAATTCTCCCAGCCAATGCTCCAATTCATCAAATTGTAAGTTCACCTCAATCTTCCACGGATGCAGCTAAGAAAGATGCCTGTTTGAGAGCATGCAAGGCTCTACATGAAATTGGAGCACTGACTGATTACCTCTTGCCTGAGCAAGATGATAAACATGAGGAATTGACTGAAGACTTATCTGATTCTGGTGGCAGCAGTG AAGAGGATTCACGAGCCGAATTACATGAGATGCTTGTTCCAGCTGCCCTTAGGAAACCATGGACAGAACCTCAGAGCTCAACTTGCTTTAGTTGTTACTACATTGATATTTGTCCTACCCCAGCAGATAGAGATTACAGAAGGTTTGGTCTTTTCATGAAGGATCCCCTCCCAGAAGGGGCTGGACAAATGAAGGTTGAACTTTGTTTGGCTCGTGGTAGAATGGTGAGGTCACAGCTTATTCCATACGGAGTTACTAGATTTCATAAAGATGAG ATTGCCGCAGCTGAAATGGTGCAGAAAATGTTTCTCCAAATTATTCTTGACAGGCATAAATTTGTGTCTGAATATGTGTCActaaaaaatgatgatgtcTATAACTCAAGCTCGGCAACATTCTACCTATTGCTTCCTCTTGAACCGATAAAACATGGCAGCATCTCTGTGGACTGGGCACTAATTAAGAGATGTTTGTCATCTCCAATTTTCAAACTTTCACGTCTTGATGTGGGTGATCAAACTTCTCAAAGTAGCAAGTACTTGCATCTTTCCAATGGTCACTTTAGCTCAGACGATGTTGTGAATAGTTTGGTGTATGTCCCATGCAATCGtaaatttttctttatttctgcTGTTTACTGGGAGAAGAATGGATATAGCTTACATGGTGCATCAAAGGACCATGTGCAGCACTATAAGGAGAA GTTTGATATTCATCTTGCATACCCCGATCAACCTGTTTTGAAAGCCAAACAACTTTTTCTCTTGGAGAATTTATTGAGAAAGAAAAAACTTACAG AAGAATGGCGAGAAAAGGAGGAACACTCTTTTGAATTGCCTCCTGAGATTTGTCAGTTGAAAGTTATTGGTTTCTCTAAAGATATTGGGAGTTCATTGTCTCTGTTACCATCAATCATGCACCGGCTTGAAAGCTTACTTGTGGCCATTGAGTTGAAGGAAAAATTAGCTGAATCTTTCCCAGAGGGAGCTGAAGTTACCACTGCTCGT GTTCTTGAAGCACTCACAACAGAGAAATGCTCTGAAAGCTTTTCTCTTGAAAGACTTGAAGTGCTTGGAGATGCATTTCTTAAGTTTGCGGTTGGCAGATGTctattccttaagcatgatgcTTTAGATGAAGGGCAACTAACTAGAAGACGTTCCAACATCGTGAACAATTCTAATCTACTCAAGCTTGCAACGGCGAAGAAGTTACAG GTCTACATTCGAGATCAATCATTTGAGCCCGACAAATTCTATGCATTTGGTCGTCCGTGCCCTTTAAATTGCACAAAGGAAACTCAGGAGCACATTCACTCAGATTATAGCAAGAACAATGACAAAAATTCTGGAGTTAGATGCAACAAATGTCATCACTGGTTATACAACAAGACAATTGCTGATGCTCTTGAGGCACTTACAGGAGCTTTTATAGTAGATAGTGGGTTTAAATCAGCAACTGCATTTCTTAAGTGGGTTGGTGTAGAAGTAGATTTTACTCTCCCAAAAATTGATAATATCTGCTCTGCCAGTGAGTCATTTCTTCCTCTTTCGAGTGAGATTGATGTTAAAGCCCTTGAAAATCTGGTAGGTTACAAATTTTCCCATAAGGGTTTGCTCATTCAGGCATTTGTTCATCCATCTTTCAACAATCTTTTGGGAGGTTGCTACCAG AGACTTGAGTTCCTTGGAGATGCCGTCTTGGATTATTTGATCACTTCCTATCTGTATTCTGTCTATCCAAGCTTAAAACCTGGCCATTTAACAGATTTGAGATCAGCATGCGTGAACAACACTTCATTTGCTGATGTAGCTGGAAAATGGTCCTTTCACAAATATATGATTTGTGATTCTAGTGTTCTCCGAGAAGCAATAGACAAATACGTTAACACTGGTAAATCAGGAACGGAGAAAGAGCATATAGAAGAGAAAGCATGTCCAAAG GCCCTTGGCGACTTAGTGGAGTCTTTTACAGGTGCCCTATTTCTTGACACAGGGTTCAATTTGGAACTCGTCTGGAAGACGATGCTCTTCTTGCTGGACCCTATTGTTAGTATTTCGAAGCTGGAATGCAATCCTCTGAGAGAAATTTATGAACTTTCCCAATCCTATAACTGGGACCTGCAGttttcttcatcaaagaaaGACAACAAATTTAGAGTTGAAGCTAAAGTGGATGATAAAAATGTTTCTGCCTCAGCTTTGGCTATCAACATCAGTGGAAAAGCTGCCAAAAGAGTGGCTGCAAGACAGTTATTTGAATCTTTGAAG GCTCAAGGTTACAAGACAAAGTCACCATCACTGAAGGAAGTTCTTACGAAGAGTGAGGTGAGGGCAGCCAAATTGATTGGATATGATGAGACACCCTCTACTGGAACTGCTAAATCTGGTGGCGTAGAAGATTTTGGTAGTGATGATGTTGCACAAGATTATGAAGTTAGGAATATATCAACTCTGAAGCCCAAGCCCATTTCCAGACCTATAGAGCTTCTTTCGCATTGCAAGTCTCCAGAAGTCTGTGTTACACAACCCCCAAGCAGTAGTTTCCGAAGTGATCTCCCTGCTGCCAAACTAAGTAATGGCTCAAACTCGAATGGAAAAG GTGCTCCCACCAATGTATGTGCAAAATCACGTCTATATGAATTATGTACTGCTAACTGCTGGAGACCACCTGTCTTTGAGTGCTGCCAAGACATCGGACCAAGTCCCTTGAAGGA ATTCTGTTTCAAGGTCATGTTGGAAATCGAAGAGTTGCCAAATGAGTCATTCGAGTTCTATGGGGAACTCCAGGCCAGGAAGAAGGATGCGGCCGAGACAGCAGCAGATGCTGCACTGTGGTACTTGGAAAATGAAGGGTATACATGGGGTAGAAATCGTGACAAGTGA